Below is a genomic region from Helicobacter pylori.
ATTGCTCGTTAAATAATAAGTACCGGCCTTATCGCTTGTGTAATTATAGGAATTCACGCTTTCATCATAAGGGTTTTTTTGGTAATCATACAAACTAGGAGCGAGATTAAACATCTCATTATTAGAAGTGCCGTTTTGAGAGATCTGCACTTTCAAGCGGTTGTTATGCAAGGTTTCTGTAATCGTTTCAGTCGTATTGAGCGGGTTAGTGAAACTCCACGAATGAACGCCGTTATTAAACGAGTAATCAGCCTTTTCAATCTGTATGCCGTAAAAACGGATCTTTTCATAGCCGTTATTCCCCATTAAGCCATCAATATTTTGGGCTTGCAACACATCATAAACGGAAGCTTTTTTATCCCCCCCAAATAGATTCATATAAGACAGATTCAAAATCCCTTTAGACCCAAAACTAAAATTCCCTTTAGCGTTGATCGCTAAATTGTTACTGCCATTGCCTAAAAGGTTTAAAGCGCCATTTAAAAGAACGCTTTGAAAATTCAGGGTGCTGTTGTTGCTTAAATCAAATGAAGCGTCTGCATTAAAGGTCGCTAGTTTAGTGAAAGAAATTTGAGAATTATTGGTATAAAAACTCACAGGAGCGTTAAAAACGCTATTGCCATTGAAATTCAACAAGCTTGATCCATTGAGATTGAAATTCGTTTCCCCTTCTACGCTAAGTGCATTAAAGCTCGCTTGAGAACTTTCAGCTAGATTCATCGTAGAGTTTTGTTTAAAAGTGGAAGCCCCTTGGAAATTGATATGGATATTTTTAGCCCTTAAATTGAGTGTAGATTGAGCGAATGTAGCGTCCCCTTTGAAATTAATAAGGCGTGCAGAGTTGCCAAAATCAGGCGTTTTACCAAATAAAGGAATGCCATAAAAAGTTACATTAGCGTTATTGAAACTCGCTTGATTGAAACTTAATTGAGCGTTAGGGTTCAAGTTCAAATAAGACACCCCGTTAAAAGCGGTTGCGCCGTTAAAATTCGCTACGCTATTGTTGTAAAAAGAAAGGCTTGAAGCGTTTTCTAAAGCCGTTTGGGTTTGGCTATCCCCAATATTAATAGCAGCGTTGGGCTTGACTGAAAGCCTGGAATGATTGAAAGTAACATTCCCATTCAATGAAGACTGATTCACATTTTTAGACACATCAATGACGATTTGAGAGTTATTGAAAATAATGTTATTAGCTTTCAAATCATAGCGAATGCCCCCTCCTAAAATAGAATTAGAAAAAATCAAATCCGTATTTGCAACCATATTCACATATGATGAAGCGCTCTCAGTCGCTCCGTTAATATTAGTCCAACCGCTAAAAGTGGTGTTTTCAAAAGTGATACGCCCTGAATTAAAATTAAAGCCTCCCCATGTGAAATCCCTAAAGTTAGAGTTTTTAATCTCCATAGAAAGCCTGGAATTAAAATTCGCCCAAGAATGCTGGCTCGCGCTGGTTTGTAAGCCCATAGCCACGGTTTGGAAATTCGTGTAATTCAACCCGTCAGCGTTCAAGGTTTCATCAGCGTTAAAACTAATCGTCGCCCCACCGCCAGCATTAGGGTTGCCGACATTAAAATTATTCGTTAAAAAGATATTAGTCGCGTTGAAATTGCCATGCAAATACAGCAAATTATTCTTACCAAACCAGATCGATCCGCCATTGTCATTAGCCTTTTCTTGAGCGCTCCCTAAAAGCAAAGTCCCTACCACCGTAGCCCCAAAGTTCAGCGACCACGCAAAAGCGCTAGAGCCAATAAGGTCTTGATTTTTATAAGGCGCGATATAGCACACGCCAACGCACACCGGGGTTTTTCCTGGAATGAAATCAAATTGCTTCCTTATTTGACTCCAAATATCCTTAAAATCAGCGTCTGTGTGGAAAGGCGAAGAATGGATAGTGAAATATTTATAGGTGATAGAGCCCGGATTAAAAGTCTCTTCAAAAACAAATTTTTGGCCGTTGCTTTGGGTGAATTGCACAAAAAAAGTGTTATTATCCGCTCTTAATAGAGTCCCTCGTTCGCCACCATAATGGATCAGATTCCATAAATTTTTTGAAAAAGCGTTATCCGCCACAATTTCATTATTGTATTTAATGTTATTCCCGCTTAAAAGCGTGTAGGTGGTGTTGTCAGTCAAATCCCTTTCAATATTAAAAATACTATTATTGTCAATAGCGATTGATCCTTGAAGGCGGCTGAAAGGATCGCTGTTAATGAGCGTGTTTGTGCCTTTAAAGGTGGTGTTTTTAGTGTCATTAAACGAATAGCTACCGCCATTAAACGAGTTATTATTAAAAATAAGGTTTTGCGCTTTGGCGTTGATATTATAGGAATTGAAAGTGTTGTTTTCTAGGGTCAGGGAATTCCCGGCGCTGTTTTCACCCCCTTTATAAATCAAAGTGCCGTTATTATTGAAAGTTACTCCGCTAATGGTGGTTGTGCCATTGCTATTGGCGTTATCCACGCCAAAATTCCCCCCTCCATTCACAGACCCCCCATTAAAAGTAATATCATTCGCTTTAAGGTTAAAGCCTCCATGCGGAGTTTGGTTGCTAAAATTTGCGTTTGTTACATTCAAGTTGCCGTTATTGACAATGAAATTCATCCATGAATTTTGCAAACCGGCTTTATCGTTATTCAAATGAGCGTTAGCGATATTCAAACGCTTTTGAGCGTTAAACACTAAAGTCGCACCCCCACCGGTTTGAGCGCCATTACCAGAGCGAATCGTGCCGGTAATATCAATTTGATTGGCTTTAAAAACGCCTTGAATATAGCCCACTAGCCCCCATTCAGCCCCTGAAGTTTTCCCAAAACCCACCACGCTATTAGAAGTGGGATTCGCCCCAGCAAGAAAGGGGGTAGTTTGGTTGAACACTAAAACGCTGTTAGTGCCGCTATAATCTTGCGTGAAAACGCCTGTGCCAGCGATCTTCCAAGTCGTCATGCCGTTGAGATAGAACACGGTGTTACTGGCGTTATTATTGATATTTTTAAGATGAAATACCTCATTATGGATATTCACGCAATGCGTATACCCTAGAGTGCATAAACGAGTGAGCGTGATCCCATTATTAAAATTTTCTTTGATGTAGTAAGTCAAGCCGTTATCGGTGAATTGGACATTATAAATTTTAGTGCTGCTTGGTGCGGTTCTATTTTCATCCACTAATTTACCGCTAGGATTTTCCCCACTAATCCAACGCAACATTTGATACAAAGCGTTATTATTATCCTTATAATCCACGCTTTTAGCGTTAAGCAATTGGTAAGTCGTGCCTACGCTTAGGCTACTCAAAAGCCCTTGCATGTTGAAAACAACGCCCTTATTGAAAGTAAAATCCGTTTGAGCGCCGTTTATTTTGAATTGGTTGTTCACATTAAAAGCGTCATCAGTAAAACTGACTTTAGGGGTATTATTGAAATTAAACACGCCCCCATTGAACGAGTTATGATTAAAATCCACTTGCTTGGCGTTAAAACTAAACGATCCGCCATTAAACGAGTTGTTATTAAAAGCGTTTGTTTGCTCTGCATGATTAAAACTAAACGAACCGCCATTAAATTTGTTTTCATTAAAGGCGTTATTCGCGCCATCAAAAGAATAAGAAGCGTCATCTAAAACGGATTTTTCAATGGTGGTCTTGCCTTGAAACTTAAAATTCCCTGCTAAAAAGTTCGTGTTTTTAAAATTGTAAGAATTTTCAGCGCCTTGAAATTTGTAATAAGCCTTGTTGAAATTCACGCTATCAAAAGCGCCATTACCGGTAAAATCATACCCCCCACCCGTCCAATCGTAAAAATCAGACTGAGAAACATTGATCTTGCCGCTCCCAGAGCTATCCCCTAACGCCATAAAAGTCATATAAGAATTTTGTGAAGTGGTTTTTAGGTTTTTAAAATCAGCTCCAGCGATATTAATTTCAGTCGCACCCACAAAATTCAAAGTCGCCCCCCCACCGGTTTGAGCGCCGTTACCAGACATCATGTTACCGGTGATATAAACCCTATCGGCTGTGAAAGTGCCGGTAATATAGCCCGTTTTCCCCCAATTGACTCCCTCATACCCCCCAAAACGCACCGTGCTATTAGATTTAGGGATCGCACCATTAGCCCAAGGGGTCGTAGCGTTAAAGACTAAAGCACTGTTTTTCCCGCCATAGGTTTGAGCAAATCTCGCATTAGTGTAATTCCAAGTGTTCAAGCCGTTGAGGTAGAAAATCGTGTCAGCTCTATCATCATTAATATTTTTTAAATTAAAGACATTGTCATGGATATTCACGCTATTGGTGTAGTAAATATTGTTCGCACCATAATAGACAGATTGTAAAACAATAGAATTAGGGCTAAAAATTTGTCTGAAATTATAAAGCGTGCCGCCTAAATTGTAAGTTACATAGTAAGTGTGGGTGTTGTTATTGGAAGTGGCGTTTTTGCTGTTGTCCTTTGTGGCTTGCGCGTTTTTAAGCCTGATGATATTCCATAAGTCGCTGACATCATTATAAGTGATGTTGCCATTTTTCATGCTAAAGAGCGTGTAAGCACTTCCTATGCTAGGCGTGTAATTTTGAATGTTAAAAATCGCATTAGGATTAATGGTAACTTTACCGGTCATATTAACAAAGGGTGAAGTGGGGTTGTTGATCGTGGTTGTGCCTTGAAAATTAACATGAGCATCAGGTCTATTAAAAACGAACCAACCCCCATTGAAGGTCAAATTATTAAAAGTAATATTGCTTGCATTAAGAATATAGGCATTTCCTATAGTATTAGTGTTGCCATTAGGCATGCTCCCTAGAGTGCTGTTATTAAAGGTGACGCTATTGGCGTTAAGATTGAGTTTGTAATGATTGATATTAGAGTTAGTGAAAGTGATGCTCCCCCCAATACCATTCCCACCCTTATAAGTGAGCGCACCATTATTGTTGAAAGTTACTCCGCTGATGGTGGTTGTGCCATTGCTATCCACATTATCAAAGCCAAAATTCCCACCATTGACAATCCCGCCATTATAAGTGATCTTTCGCCCCATAGCATTAAAGCCTCCATTAGGGGTTTGGTTGCCAAAATCTGTGTTTGTCAAATTCACGCTGTTATTGGAAATCAAATTGATCCAAGAAGTTTGCGTCCCGGCTCTGTTATTTTGAAAATAAGCCCCATTAGCGCTTAATTCGTTTGAGCTTTCAAAAACAAGTATCGCGCCTCCGCCGGTTTTTAACTCATTACCCGATCCAACAGCTCCTGTGATAAAAATATCCCTAGCCTTAAAAACCCCTGTAATAAAACCGATATAGCCCTTTTCCCCAAACCACACAGAAGAATTATTGGGCGTTGCGGAAGCGTTTTTTGTCCCTATATACAATTTGCTATTGTTATAGTTTTGCGTAAAACTCCTACTCCCCCCAGCCCAAGTGCGTAAGGGGCTGACATAGTAGGATTTGTTGCTGTTATTTTCATTCACGCTATTGAGCCAATACACCGAACTCTTATAATCTTCAGCGCTCAAAGCTGAAACAAACCCTAGCCCTAAGAAGATTTTTTTGTTAAAGGATACGGAAAGATTTGATTGCGTTTTTAAGGAATAAATTGTCAAAGGCGAGTTTTTGATTGTATATTTTTTAGCGATTTTCTTTTTAACGCCCTTAAACGAGCGGTTTTTAAAGCGTTTGTTTTTTAAATCTATTTTATTGTTTTTATAAATCATGGCTTAACCCTTTTAAGAATTATTATACAACAAGAATAACCCAACTCCCTTAACAACCAGCAATCTATCTTATCAATCTTAATAGCAACGATCAATCAGTTGCTTGATAGCACGCCCTTTAAAAAGCGTAACTATAAGCCGCCTGGATAAAAACGCTCTCTAAAAAATAAGAATTTTTAAAAGAATTTCTGGTGTTTGAAAAAGGGATTTTAGCCCCAAGCTCTACGCGGTGGTGGTGATCAATCGTGCTGCCAAGCCCCACATTAAACAAGCCGTTATAACCCATAAACGAACTATTTTTCATGCCTAAATGGTTGCTTTGATAAAAATACCCTATCCCAAGCCCCCCATACACCCCAAAGCTGTATTTTTTGTAAGTGTAAAAATCGCTTAACACATCAATATTTAAACTCAATAAAGAAGTGTTAATCGTGTGCAATGCGGTGGGTTTTATCGCCATAAGGTAAGAAAATTCACCCCTTAGCACTAGAGCTTTAAAAAAAGCGAATTGATACCCCCCTTTAGCCCCCCATAAAAAAGCCGTATAAGAAGAATCGCTAACGGGTTTTGGGGTTATTTCAATAGGGGCCAAACCCACCATAGCCCCAAAATAAATATGGCTTTTTTTAGGCTCAAACGCCCCTAACAAGCCCACCCATAAAGCCAAGATTAAAGCAATTTTTTTCATTCTAAAGTTTTTTGGTTTTGATAAAACCGCTTGATTTTGTCGTCTATGGGAGCGAGCAAACGATAAAACACCGGCACAATCAGTAAGCTTAACACCATAGAAATCATCAAGCCCCCACTCATCGCAATCCCTATAGGGGATTTCATCGCCGCTCCATCCCCACTCGCCAACGCTAAAGGCAGCATGCCGCAAACCATCGCAATGGTTGTCATTAAAATCGGTCTTAAACGGGTTTTACCGGCAAATAAAATGGCTTCTTGGATATTCAAACCTTTTTTACGCTCTTCATTCGCCACATCAATTAAAAGCGTGGCGTTTTTACCCACCATACCAATGAGCAAAATCAAGCCTATCATAGAGAACATGCTCAAAGGCTGATGGACTAAACCTAGAGCAAAAAACGCCCCTGAAAAGCTTAAAGGCATGGTAACCATGATGATAAAAGGCTCTAAAATGGACTCATACAACGCCGCTAAAATCATATAAATCAACACAAACGCTGTCGCTAGAGCGATCAAAAACTCCCCATTGGTCTCTTTAGCGTTATCCGCTTCACCGGTGAATCTGTAATTCGCCCCTTCAACCAGCCATTCTTTAGTGTTTTTACTCACTTGCGTTAAAATTTCCCCTAAAGAGATACCTGCTTTAGGCTGAGCGAGCACCGTAACGCTGCGTTGGCGGTTATAGCGAGAAATACTAGACGGGCTTTTAGTTTCTGTGATTTCCACTAAAGCGTCTAAAAACATCAATTTATCGTATTTATTACGCACTTGCAAGCGTTTGATGTCTTCTACAGAAACGCGCTTGTTATCAGGCACTCTAATGATCATGTCGTATTCTTTACCATCTTCTTTGAACACGCTCGCTTGAGAAGTCCCAGAGAAAGCAGAGCTTACCACTGAGCCAATGGTTTGAGCGCTCACGCCGTATTTGTTGGCGTTTTGTCTTAAGATTTTCAGTTGCAATTGCGGTTGCGATTCGCTCGTACTCGTATGGAAGCCTTCGATCTTGCCTTTTAATTCAGGGCTCTCTAATAAGAATTTTTTCAAATTCGCCACGCTTTTATCCACCGCTTCTTGAGAATGGGAAAACACAAAGGTTTGGAAGGGCGAACTATCCCCACCGCCCCCTAAAAGAGCGACTTCAGAAAGATTAATAGTATCTAAATCTTTAGCTTCAGGCATGCTTTTTAATTCTTTCCTTAAAGCGCTCATCAACTCAAATTGCCCTAATTCATGCTCTTTTTTACGCTCTTTTAAAGGTTTGAGTTGCACAAAAATCTTAGCCTTAAAAGGGTTTTGCGAGGTGCCATAACCCACTTGCAAGGTGGTAAATTCCACCTCAGCATGCTTTTCAATCGCTTTTTGAAAGATCTTACTCTTTTGCGTCATGTAATCTATACTCACGCCCGGTTTAGCCTTAAGCCACACTAAAAACCTCCCCCTATCTTCTTTCAGCATGAACTCCATACCCAATTTAGAAGCCACAAAAAGCGAACCCACAAACACCAAAACCACCGCTATAAAGATGATGAGCTTGTGGTTTAATACCCATTGGAGCAATTTGGTATAACGAGACTCTAAAACCTTAAAAAAAGGCTCACTCCACACATAAAAACGAGAATGCCTAGGATTGACCACGACTGAGCTTACCATGGGGATAATCGTAACGACCACCACATACGAGAGAGCGATCGCTAAAGCCACCGTGATCCCAAAGCTTTGGAAAAAGCGCCCGATAATGCCTTTCATGTTCCCTATAGGCACAAAAACAGAGAGCAGCATCGCTGAAATCGCCACTAGAGCAAAGCCAATCTCCCTCACCCCCTCATAGCTTGCTTTTCGTTTACTCATGCCCATTTCTAGCTTTTTATGGATGTTTTCAATCACCACGATCGCATCATCAATGATAATCCCTATCGCTAGCGTTAAAGCCACCATG
It encodes:
- the hefC gene encoding efflux RND transporter permease subunit HefC, whose product is MYKTAINRPITTLMFALAIVFFGTMGFKKLSVALFPKIDLPTVVVTTTYPGASAEIIESKVTDKIEEAVMGIDGIKKVTSTSSKNVSIVVIEFELEKPNEEALNDVVNKISSVRFDDSNIKKPSINKFDTDSQAIISLFVSSSSVPATTLNDYAKNTIKPMLQKINGVGGVQLNGFRERQIRIYADPTLMNKYNLTYADLFSTLKAENVEIDGGRIVNSQRELSILINANSYSVADVEKIQVGNHVRLGDIAKIEIGLEEDNTFASFKDKPGVILEIQKIAGANEIEIVDRVYEALKHIQAISPSYEIKPFLDTTSYIRTSIEDVKFDLILGAILAVLVVFAFLRNGTITLVSAISIPISIMGTFALIQWMGFSLNMLTMVALTLAIGIIIDDAIVVIENIHKKLEMGMSKRKASYEGVREIGFALVAISAMLLSVFVPIGNMKGIIGRFFQSFGITVALAIALSYVVVVTIIPMVSSVVVNPRHSRFYVWSEPFFKVLESRYTKLLQWVLNHKLIIFIAVVLVFVGSLFVASKLGMEFMLKEDRGRFLVWLKAKPGVSIDYMTQKSKIFQKAIEKHAEVEFTTLQVGYGTSQNPFKAKIFVQLKPLKERKKEHELGQFELMSALRKELKSMPEAKDLDTINLSEVALLGGGGDSSPFQTFVFSHSQEAVDKSVANLKKFLLESPELKGKIEGFHTSTSESQPQLQLKILRQNANKYGVSAQTIGSVVSSAFSGTSQASVFKEDGKEYDMIIRVPDNKRVSVEDIKRLQVRNKYDKLMFLDALVEITETKSPSSISRYNRQRSVTVLAQPKAGISLGEILTQVSKNTKEWLVEGANYRFTGEADNAKETNGEFLIALATAFVLIYMILAALYESILEPFIIMVTMPLSFSGAFFALGLVHQPLSMFSMIGLILLIGMVGKNATLLIDVANEERKKGLNIQEAILFAGKTRLRPILMTTIAMVCGMLPLALASGDGAAMKSPIGIAMSGGLMISMVLSLLIVPVFYRLLAPIDDKIKRFYQNQKTLE
- a CDS encoding outer membrane beta-barrel protein; the protein is MKKIALILALWVGLLGAFEPKKSHIYFGAMVGLAPIEITPKPVSDSSYTAFLWGAKGGYQFAFFKALVLRGEFSYLMAIKPTALHTINTSLLSLNIDVLSDFYTYKKYSFGVYGGLGIGYFYQSNHLGMKNSSFMGYNGLFNVGLGSTIDHHHRVELGAKIPFSNTRNSFKNSYFLESVFIQAAYSYAF
- a CDS encoding vacuolating cytotoxin domain-containing protein, whose amino-acid sequence is MIYKNNKIDLKNKRFKNRSFKGVKKKIAKKYTIKNSPLTIYSLKTQSNLSVSFNKKIFLGLGFVSALSAEDYKSSVYWLNSVNENNSNKSYYVSPLRTWAGGSRSFTQNYNNSKLYIGTKNASATPNNSSVWFGEKGYIGFITGVFKARDIFITGAVGSGNELKTGGGAILVFESSNELSANGAYFQNNRAGTQTSWINLISNNSVNLTNTDFGNQTPNGGFNAMGRKITYNGGIVNGGNFGFDNVDSNGTTTISGVTFNNNGALTYKGGNGIGGSITFTNSNINHYKLNLNANSVTFNNSTLGSMPNGNTNTIGNAYILNASNITFNNLTFNGGWFVFNRPDAHVNFQGTTTINNPTSPFVNMTGKVTINPNAIFNIQNYTPSIGSAYTLFSMKNGNITYNDVSDLWNIIRLKNAQATKDNSKNATSNNNTHTYYVTYNLGGTLYNFRQIFSPNSIVLQSVYYGANNIYYTNSVNIHDNVFNLKNINDDRADTIFYLNGLNTWNYTNARFAQTYGGKNSALVFNATTPWANGAIPKSNSTVRFGGYEGVNWGKTGYITGTFTADRVYITGNMMSGNGAQTGGGATLNFVGATEINIAGADFKNLKTTSQNSYMTFMALGDSSGSGKINVSQSDFYDWTGGGYDFTGNGAFDSVNFNKAYYKFQGAENSYNFKNTNFLAGNFKFQGKTTIEKSVLDDASYSFDGANNAFNENKFNGGSFSFNHAEQTNAFNNNSFNGGSFSFNAKQVDFNHNSFNGGVFNFNNTPKVSFTDDAFNVNNQFKINGAQTDFTFNKGVVFNMQGLLSSLSVGTTYQLLNAKSVDYKDNNNALYQMLRWISGENPSGKLVDENRTAPSSTKIYNVQFTDNGLTYYIKENFNNGITLTRLCTLGYTHCVNIHNEVFHLKNINNNASNTVFYLNGMTTWKIAGTGVFTQDYSGTNSVLVFNQTTPFLAGANPTSNSVVGFGKTSGAEWGLVGYIQGVFKANQIDITGTIRSGNGAQTGGGATLVFNAQKRLNIANAHLNNDKAGLQNSWMNFIVNNGNLNVTNANFSNQTPHGGFNLKANDITFNGGSVNGGGNFGVDNANSNGTTTISGVTFNNNGTLIYKGGENSAGNSLTLENNTFNSYNINAKAQNLIFNNNSFNGGSYSFNDTKNTTFKGTNTLINSDPFSRLQGSIAIDNNSIFNIERDLTDNTTYTLLSGNNIKYNNEIVADNAFSKNLWNLIHYGGERGTLLRADNNTFFVQFTQSNGQKFVFEETFNPGSITYKYFTIHSSPFHTDADFKDIWSQIRKQFDFIPGKTPVCVGVCYIAPYKNQDLIGSSAFAWSLNFGATVVGTLLLGSAQEKANDNGGSIWFGKNNLLYLHGNFNATNIFLTNNFNVGNPNAGGGATISFNADETLNADGLNYTNFQTVAMGLQTSASQHSWANFNSRLSMEIKNSNFRDFTWGGFNFNSGRITFENTTFSGWTNINGATESASSYVNMVANTDLIFSNSILGGGIRYDLKANNIIFNNSQIVIDVSKNVNQSSLNGNVTFNHSRLSVKPNAAINIGDSQTQTALENASSLSFYNNSVANFNGATAFNGVSYLNLNPNAQLSFNQASFNNANVTFYGIPLFGKTPDFGNSARLINFKGDATFAQSTLNLRAKNIHINFQGASTFKQNSTMNLAESSQASFNALSVEGETNFNLNGSSLLNFNGNSVFNAPVSFYTNNSQISFTKLATFNADASFDLSNNSTLNFQSVLLNGALNLLGNGSNNLAINAKGNFSFGSKGILNLSYMNLFGGDKKASVYDVLQAQNIDGLMGNNGYEKIRFYGIQIEKADYSFNNGVHSWSFTNPLNTTETITETLHNNRLKVQISQNGTSNNEMFNLAPSLYDYQKNPYDESVNSYNYTSDKAGTYYLTSNIKGFNQSNEIPGTYNAQNQPLQALRIYNQAITKQDLNMIASLGKEFLPKMAKLIASGALDNLNLNSPNGFETLFGIFEKYGITLTQANWKSLLGIINNFSNTANYHFSQGNLVVGAIKEGQTNTNSVVWFGGDGYKEPCAVGDNTCQMFRQTNLGQLIHSTSPYLGYINANFRAKNIYITGTIGSGNAWGSGGSANVSFESGTNLVLNQANIDAQGTDKIFSYLGQGGIEKLFGGKGLGNILSNIIYEESLNNNAIPKDLASMIPKDFGSKTLSSLLSPTEVNNLLGVSAFKNAIMEILNSKTVGDVFGENGLLNALDPIKRKEIDQMLLEQIQAHSSGFEKFIVKTLGIENVENFINTWYGKQSLSAFANNFVPGGLNQALDKIGSSADAKDLQSFLNKTTFGDILNQMIHQAPLINKLISWLGPQDLSVLVNIALNSITNPSKELLGAISGMGQKVLNDLLGEGVVNKIMSNQVLGQMINKIIADKGFGGVYHQGLGSILPKPLQDELKQLGMGSLLKPKGLRNLWQKGNFSFVAKNHVFVNNSSFSNATGGELDFVAGKSIIFNGKNTINFTQYQGRLSFVSKDFSNISLDTLNATNGLTLNAPKNDIRVQKGQICVNVLNCMSEKKADFSNTSAPTDETLEVNANNFAFLGTIKANGLVDFSKVLQNTTIGTLNLEPNSTFKANNLIVNNAFNNNSNYRVNISGNLNVVKGAALSTNENGLNVGGDFKSEGPLTFNLKRPTDRTILSVTNTSTIMSYNNQTLINLNTQLKQGTYTLMDAKRMFYGYDNQIIRGGSLSDYLKLYTLIDFNGKRMQLNGDSLSYDNQPVNIKDGGLVVSFKDNQGQMVYSSILYDKVQVSVSDKPMDIHAPSLEYYIKYIQGSASLNAIKSAGNNSILWLNELFVAKGGNPLFAPYYLQDNPTEHIVTLMKDITSALGMLSNSHLKNNSTDVLQLNTYTQQMGRLAKLSNFASFDSTDFSERLSSLKNQRFADAIPNAMDVILKYSQRDKLKNNLWATGVGGVSFVENGTGTLYGVNVGYDRFIKGVIVGGYAAYGYSGFYERITNSKSDNVDVGLYARAFIKKSELTFSVNETWGANKTQISSADTLLSVINQSYKYSAWTTNARVNYGYDFMFKNKSVIVKPQIGLRYYYIGMTGLEGVMNNALYNQFKANADPSKKSVLMIDFAFENRHYFNTNSYFYAIGGIGRDLLVRSMGDKLVRFIGDNILSYRKGELYNTFANITTGGEIRLFKSFYVNAGVGARFGLDYKMINITGNIGMRLAF